In the Rahnella sikkimica genome, TTCGCCCGCGCAAAGCGAATCTCGAGGGCCGCGTACAGTTTATGGACAGGCCGGAGGGCGTGAAGCAAAACAAGTGGACGCTGATTGCTGCGCCGGAAGGCATAGAGTCTCCGCTGGAAATCTGTCAGGCAATCTACATTTACGATACCCGTCTGGAGGCGAACGCGACCCTGGAGATCCCTTCGCACAAGGATTTTGCGCAATGGCTGTATGTTATGGACGGCGAAATCACCCTCGGCGGTCACACACTGGCTAAAGGTGATGCGATCAGCGATGAAGCCAGCGCGCTGACGCCAGCAACGGCCACGACAGATACCACGCTGGTCTGTTTTCTGGTGTATCTGGACGCGGAAGCGGTTCTGGAAGGTACCATCAGCGGTAAGTTTGGTAACGTGAAATAAGACTGCGGGTTAGCGCTACGAATAATCCGAGTTATTACAGCGTGATAAATGAAAAAGCCCCAGCAAGTTATTGCCAGGGCTTTTAAGGGACTATCAAGTTAGTATTAAACATTCATCAACTTAATTACAGATACTTACTTCTAAAGATGTACATCGTTTCACAGGATATATTTTTGAAGCTGGGTAACGCTATCCTCCTACAATTTTGTGGAATAACATCGTTATCCTGTTCATTTCATTCCCCTGATTTTTCAGGTCAGGATAAATGAGTACATCACCCTCGCGATATAGACTCTTTGATGCGTGACCTTACTCTCTTCGCGATATTCTCGATTTCAGACTTACGTACCCAAATCGCGAACATTACTCTTAATTACAAGGCGTTACATCATCGCGCTTTCGTCCACATGATGCGATTACACAGATTTACTGCGTGGCCTTAAAGCATCATCTCACAGACTTCAGAATGTCGCCTGATATTGAATCACCCAAACAAAAATACTTCGTAGCCTTTATCGCATCTCATAACTGACAAGTTTATCAACTTGTTAAATGCACCGGGAAATAAAATCTTACTTTCATTTCTCTGCGGGGCTGAGTTCTAATCTACTCGTTATAAACAGTGTGTCAACACTGTATTTAAGTACAGGTTTTTCATCTCTTTTTTGATAAGAAATAATAATAAAAAATGTGATCTGCACCCGAAAATCCGGTAAGAGCATTAACCTAAAAAATCCAAAATTTTCATCCTTCAGAAACATTTCGATGAGCGCATAACCCGGCATCCGTATCAGTCGGTAGTTTTGTACCAGCAAACTAGTTCAGCAGTGTACATCTGGCGCAATATGCACTATATTGCGGCGCGTAAGGCCAATAAGGCAGGATAAAAACGTGTTTTATGGCTATTTCCCCCATCAATTCTTTTACAGCAATTCTTGAACGAATCGTGATAAAAGCCACGCGAGGAACCGCACTATGGCGACGCTTTCCGTGACCACCCCACAACGCTCTGTGCTGGGTGGCGCAATGATTATCGGAGGAACCATTATTGGAGCCGGGATGTTTTCTCTGCCGGTGGTGATGTCCGGTGCCTGGTTTTTCTGGTCAGTCGCGGCGCTGATTTTTACCTGGTTCTGCATGCTGCATTCCGGCCTGATGATTCTGGAAGCTAATCTGAATTATCCGGTGGGTTCGAGCTTCAACACAGTGACCGGCGATTTGCTGGGCAAAAACTGGAACCGGCTAAACGGCGTAACCATCGCATTCGTGCTGTATATCCTGACGTATGCCTATATCTCGGCCAGCGGCTCCGTGATCACGCATACGATGCGCGAAATGTCGGTGAGCTTCTCCCCGCGTCTGGGCGGGCTGCTGACGGCGCTTGCCGTGGCGTTTATTGTCTGGCTGAGCACGCGCGCGGTGAGCCGCATGACGGCTATCGTTCTGGGTGCAAAAATCATCGCGTTCTTCCTGACCTTCGGCAGCCTGCTGTGGCACATCAAGCCGGTGAATTTACTGAACAGCGCCGAAATCAACCCGAGTTACATGCCGTATGTACTGGCGACGCTGCCCTTCTGTCTCGCGTCCTTCGGCTATCACGGCAATGTGCCCAGCCTGATGAAGTATTACGGCAAGAATCCGCAGATCATAAAAAAATGCCTGCTTTTAGGCACGCTGATGGCGCTGGGGTTGTACATCATCTGGATGCTGGGGACGATGGGAAATATTCCTCGCCCTGAGTTTGTCGGGATTGCAGCCCGTGGCGGCAACATCGACGTGCTGGTGCAGTCGCTGAGCCAGATTTTGAACAGCGAAGGATTAGATCTGCTGCTGACTATCTTCTCAAACTTTGCCGTGGCCTGTTCATTCCTCGGCGTAACGCTCGGGCTGTTCGACTATCTGGCGGATCTCTTTGGGTTTAATGACAGCCGCACAGGACGCTTTAAAACGGCGCTGGTGACCTTTATTCCGCCTATCATTGGCGGTGTGATTTACCCGGACGGCTTTATCTACGCCATCGGCTTTGCGGGCCTGGCGGCCACCGTCTGGGCAGTGATTGTTCCGGCGCTGATGGCTCGCGCGTCACGTGAGCGCTTCGGCAGCCCGCTGTACCGCGTATGGGGCGGAAATAAAATGATTGTGCTGGTATTGCTGTTTGGTGTGCTCAATGCGGGCGTACATATTCTGTCCAGTTTGAATCTGTTGCCCGTTTATCACTGAAAGGCATAATACCGTTTCGAGCCATGTCTTCCGGCATGGCTTTTTTTGTTTTACATCACAAACTCCCGTCTTAAATAAATTCCCCCTACAGACAGTCATTTATTTGCCGATTATATATTGTAATAATCAATTCAAATGCCAAATATAACCCTTCGACCGTATTCAAAATCAGGAAAAAAATGCTGGAAATTTTCGATGTGAGTTACAACGACCTGACAGGCAAACGTTCGGATGATCTCTACAAACTGAGGAAAAAAACGTTCAAAGACCGTCTGGACTGGGCCGTTCAATGTACCAATGGTATGGAATTTGATGAGTTTGATAATGCCGATACGCGCTACATGCTGGGTATTTTCGACAATCAGTTGGTGTGCAGCGTCCGTTTCGTTGATTTACGCCTGCCCAATATGATCACCCATACTTTTAACCGGCTGTTCGATGATGTGGAATTACCGGAAGGTGATTATATCGAATCGAGCCGATTTTTCGTGGATAAGAACCGCGCAAAGGAATTACTCGGCAACCGTTTTCCCATCAGCCATGTTCTGTTTCTTTCCATGATTAACTACGCCCGCCATCACGGACACACCGGTATTTATACAATAGTCAGCCGGGCAATGTTAACCATCGCAAAACGCTCCGGCTGGAAAATTGAGGTGATCAAAGAAGGTTTTGTCAGCGAAAATGAGCCTATTTATCTTCTTCGCCTTCCGATTGATTTGCATAATCAGGGCATCCTTGCCAAACGTATCAGCGAGCAGTCTGAAGCGTCGCTGGATGCGTTATGCGAATGGCCTATGTCTTTGCCTGTGACACCAGTACAGGTTTGATAAGCTCCAGCTCAACGCCAAGCCGGATTGCCTGTTTGGCGTTGATAACCCCCAGTTTTTTCACCACGTTCCCCATATGATATTTCACGGTACGCGTCGTGATATTAATAATTTTTGAAATTTCATCATAGGTTTTCCCCATGCTTGCCCAGTGCAACACTTCATTTTCGCGGGGTGAAAAAATCGGTTTATCACCGCTACTCAGCGAGGGTGAAATATGCGAGGAACGCGCTGCGCTCTGATTGAGCATCAGCATTTTCTCATGGGTTTTGATCAGCAGACATTGCAGCTTATCCATGTCCTGCGCCACCCTATTTTCCGGCCCTTTCTCCGCGCCCGTTTCCATTATCAGCGACAACATACCCAGATTATTCATGTGGTCATGCAGCACGAAAGTGAAACCATTCACGATATTATATTTCTTCGAGAGTGAGAAAATTTTGGATGATTTTAAATCAGAAAGCACGGTAAGATTTTCATCCCACGCGAACGGCGAAACACGCTTGAGCGCGGTCAGAACAACCGGATCGATATGCTGGTAATTATGGGATTTATAGATATCAGCCCATTCGTCCGGATAGCTGGTGACCACAAAAATATCCACCGGATTTCTTTTATTGATCACCAGATAGGTGTATTTCAGATTACCGTAAGAAACTAGTTTCCTTTCGAGATAATCACGTAACGTATCGATAATCTTTTCATCATTTCTTACACGAGAATGCATTACCCTTCTCCCCCTGCTGACGCGGCTTCCCTGTTGATTTTGGTGGTCTTTCTGTCACAAAGTACAGTGTAATATTACACCTTAGTACAGCTATCGGGTTGCGTCACCCCCCGTATAATCACCGCATAATAATTAATTAGCAAAAAAAAACCTGACCGTTAGAGTCAGGTAGCAACATTAGCCCACACCAGGGAAATCTTTAAAAAGAAGTTATACCTAAAATGCTACAGAAGCGGACAGATTTCAACCGTTGCCGCTTCAGTAGCATTTATTATTTCCGTGCATCGAAATAGTTTGCTTAAATATCCACCAGAGCCATTCTCTCCTCTCCGATAATATTCACATTTTCATTGCCAATCGCTTCCCCAGTCGGTTTAGACTCCCGCCCTCCATTTCCAGCACTCTCGCCGCCGCAGACCCGTTCATCTCATTTTACTGCGAGATTTTTGATATGACGATTTGAGATGAAAATAACTGGCACGATGCGGATAAAACGCCAGCGTTTTGTGAGGTGTGCAAGAGATATTAACGGAGGGGAAATCA is a window encoding:
- a CDS encoding acyl-homoserine-lactone synthase; its protein translation is MLEIFDVSYNDLTGKRSDDLYKLRKKTFKDRLDWAVQCTNGMEFDEFDNADTRYMLGIFDNQLVCSVRFVDLRLPNMITHTFNRLFDDVELPEGDYIESSRFFVDKNRAKELLGNRFPISHVLFLSMINYARHHGHTGIYTIVSRAMLTIAKRSGWKIEVIKEGFVSENEPIYLLRLPIDLHNQGILAKRISEQSEASLDALCEWPMSLPVTPVQV
- a CDS encoding pirin family protein — protein: MFNVLRAEPKTTFEYGPFRIRRMRPGQILPERGDDAFGPLSVIDHANLEQGTLVKMHEHNNDEILSYLWRGSMVHEDSTGHRVSLSPKKLMMMNAGESFWHEESTPLVSAEMLQIFIRPRKANLEGRVQFMDRPEGVKQNKWTLIAAPEGIESPLEICQAIYIYDTRLEANATLEIPSHKDFAQWLYVMDGEITLGGHTLAKGDAISDEASALTPATATTDTTLVCFLVYLDAEAVLEGTISGKFGNVK
- the mtr gene encoding tryptophan permease produces the protein MATLSVTTPQRSVLGGAMIIGGTIIGAGMFSLPVVMSGAWFFWSVAALIFTWFCMLHSGLMILEANLNYPVGSSFNTVTGDLLGKNWNRLNGVTIAFVLYILTYAYISASGSVITHTMREMSVSFSPRLGGLLTALAVAFIVWLSTRAVSRMTAIVLGAKIIAFFLTFGSLLWHIKPVNLLNSAEINPSYMPYVLATLPFCLASFGYHGNVPSLMKYYGKNPQIIKKCLLLGTLMALGLYIIWMLGTMGNIPRPEFVGIAARGGNIDVLVQSLSQILNSEGLDLLLTIFSNFAVACSFLGVTLGLFDYLADLFGFNDSRTGRFKTALVTFIPPIIGGVIYPDGFIYAIGFAGLAATVWAVIVPALMARASRERFGSPLYRVWGGNKMIVLVLLFGVLNAGVHILSSLNLLPVYH
- a CDS encoding helix-turn-helix transcriptional regulator, with the protein product MHSRVRNDEKIIDTLRDYLERKLVSYGNLKYTYLVINKRNPVDIFVVTSYPDEWADIYKSHNYQHIDPVVLTALKRVSPFAWDENLTVLSDLKSSKIFSLSKKYNIVNGFTFVLHDHMNNLGMLSLIMETGAEKGPENRVAQDMDKLQCLLIKTHEKMLMLNQSAARSSHISPSLSSGDKPIFSPRENEVLHWASMGKTYDEISKIINITTRTVKYHMGNVVKKLGVINAKQAIRLGVELELIKPVLVSQAKT